In Caldicellulosiruptor obsidiansis OB47, a single window of DNA contains:
- a CDS encoding adenylate/guanylate cyclase domain-containing protein, whose translation MELFCFNCGSKLQEKFTQRCVVCGIKFNKFCQNCSFPIPSFANFCPNCGSYITKSSEYFRMEELKKVAVMFADVSGFTKFSENLSPDEVRKVINEFFEFILRPVYNLNGTVDKFIGDCALILFGLKSTQMDAALRSVQCAMEMLKLSKEFSKTKNIELSLSIGINYGLVAVGKIGSFFDKDYTVMGDVVNTAQRLQTAAPPDTIYVSESIYRETCENIEYIGPIELNLKNKSQTVRCYIPKNINKQIDYNKVVETLTAKYTTNVINSIVNRNSDFLVMVCPEGCGKQYIFQNIIFQLERSNLKYYFVVLPNNNFSKPFYLLSLLILKILNINFEDSVILKKNRLISFLEYLFKEDYKKTERCFNYISLVLQLDLNEDFKQFLSYMSQEDIEFEIYEAISSFLKKVFELEFATVIIDNINFADKESFDFILEFLSKQLQNKPFFIFSSNSEIHRFPKELHLKIQKLSNEEIKTAVEIQFNAKDVEEESLKLLMNISEGKLDYFIETLKWIETNKLFSLSNSVFKINLSQQNIESIKRNIILDKLSNIEDEVLEFLKIAAVYGYRFSSKVVLNILQPTIEHSTLISQAQKLNLIRFIDTIYNSNFSDKIYEFVEPEIVKILLDFIPQQTKRMLHQKIATTIEKMISQEDLPIYYETLYYHFKEAGEVIKAANYLFELAMQYKKIQLGKFAVRLFHKLLDEIKEINSLDTSSIFVSTLEQLAWLEKSFGNYENALKYYKTLLKFAKTDEEKFFVESDICECLILQNNFKKAEDILNSLQKRLLANNLAKIKVVYLQCLYKSYTGSPDLLVMINQLENILKENSNFEDLAQILNIVSYSLYTFSLDIKKASLYLKKALNYANKSKNLNLKAKILTNLGILNYENGNSLEALKFLTSAFEFAKILSNRHLQLILLNNIGIINFEKGLLKKALEYFSEAFSYAHEWKLTYEECITLQNIAELYLEKGNIIESYNLFSQSFDLANNFNFISEKALSLIGMAKAMLEKPNLSGAEEFLNEALNAMSENKENRVELEYFLAKIKLHLLQNDIEQAYMAAEQAIKIVEPLKNPFTRIKTFRIYSQVLKHKKEFNKALEILNMCEKLASQINSYLELAKTYYEIASIHLILGNKKEFKESIKLASMWAEKIDDECSLKFLIMSLLNEVRG comes from the coding sequence ATGGAATTGTTCTGTTTCAATTGTGGAAGTAAGCTGCAAGAAAAGTTTACCCAAAGGTGTGTTGTATGCGGAATTAAATTCAATAAGTTTTGTCAAAATTGCAGTTTCCCTATACCTTCTTTTGCAAATTTTTGTCCTAACTGTGGCAGCTACATCACAAAATCAAGCGAATATTTTAGAATGGAAGAACTCAAGAAAGTAGCTGTTATGTTTGCCGACGTCTCCGGCTTTACAAAATTTTCTGAAAATTTATCACCTGACGAAGTTAGAAAGGTGATAAATGAATTTTTTGAGTTTATTTTAAGACCCGTTTACAACTTAAACGGAACAGTAGATAAATTTATAGGTGATTGCGCCCTCATTCTTTTTGGATTAAAAAGTACTCAAATGGATGCTGCACTGAGAAGTGTTCAATGTGCAATGGAAATGCTAAAACTCTCAAAAGAATTTTCAAAAACAAAAAATATTGAGTTATCCCTTTCAATTGGAATAAACTATGGACTTGTTGCAGTGGGTAAAATTGGGAGTTTTTTTGACAAAGATTATACTGTTATGGGTGATGTTGTAAACACCGCTCAGCGTCTTCAAACAGCAGCACCCCCAGATACTATTTATGTTTCCGAAAGCATTTACAGAGAAACCTGTGAAAACATAGAGTATATTGGTCCTATCGAATTGAATCTAAAAAACAAGTCACAAACGGTGAGGTGCTATATACCAAAAAATATTAATAAACAAATTGATTACAATAAAGTTGTAGAAACCTTGACTGCTAAATACACAACCAATGTTATAAATAGTATAGTTAACAGAAATTCAGATTTTTTAGTGATGGTTTGTCCTGAAGGGTGTGGAAAACAATATATTTTTCAAAACATAATTTTTCAATTAGAAAGAAGTAATTTGAAGTATTATTTTGTTGTTTTGCCAAATAATAATTTTTCAAAACCATTTTACCTATTATCTTTACTAATATTAAAAATACTGAATATTAACTTTGAAGACTCTGTAATTTTGAAGAAGAACAGACTTATTTCTTTTTTAGAGTACCTTTTCAAAGAAGATTATAAAAAGACCGAAAGATGTTTCAACTATATTTCTCTTGTTCTTCAACTAGATTTGAATGAAGACTTTAAACAGTTTCTCTCTTATATGAGCCAAGAAGATATAGAATTTGAAATTTATGAGGCTATTTCCTCTTTCCTTAAAAAAGTTTTCGAGTTAGAATTTGCAACAGTTATAATTGACAACATTAATTTTGCAGATAAAGAATCATTTGATTTTATTCTTGAGTTTTTATCAAAACAATTGCAAAACAAACCATTTTTTATCTTTTCATCAAACTCAGAAATACATAGATTCCCAAAAGAGCTACATCTTAAAATACAAAAACTATCAAATGAAGAAATAAAAACTGCTGTGGAAATTCAATTCAACGCAAAAGACGTTGAAGAAGAATCTTTAAAGCTACTTATGAACATCTCTGAAGGAAAATTAGATTATTTTATAGAAACGTTAAAATGGATAGAAACAAATAAACTTTTCTCTCTTTCAAATAGTGTTTTTAAAATTAATCTTTCTCAGCAAAATATTGAAAGTATTAAAAGAAACATTATACTAGATAAACTTTCAAATATTGAAGATGAGGTATTAGAATTCTTAAAAATTGCAGCTGTGTATGGCTACAGATTTAGCAGCAAGGTTGTTTTGAATATTCTTCAGCCTACAATTGAACATTCTACTCTGATTAGCCAAGCGCAAAAATTAAATTTAATAAGGTTCATTGACACAATCTACAACTCAAATTTCAGCGATAAAATCTATGAATTCGTCGAACCAGAAATTGTAAAAATTCTTCTTGATTTTATCCCTCAGCAAACCAAAAGAATGCTCCACCAGAAGATTGCTACCACAATTGAAAAAATGATTTCTCAGGAAGATTTGCCCATCTACTACGAAACCCTATATTATCATTTCAAGGAAGCAGGGGAAGTTATAAAAGCTGCAAACTACCTTTTTGAGCTGGCAATGCAATACAAAAAGATTCAGCTTGGCAAGTTTGCTGTTAGATTGTTCCATAAATTGCTTGATGAAATAAAAGAAATAAATTCCCTAGATACTTCATCTATTTTTGTCTCTACTTTAGAACAACTTGCATGGTTGGAAAAATCTTTTGGAAACTATGAAAATGCTCTAAAATATTATAAAACACTTCTTAAGTTTGCTAAAACCGATGAAGAAAAGTTCTTTGTTGAAAGTGACATATGTGAATGCTTGATTCTTCAAAATAATTTCAAAAAAGCTGAAGACATTTTAAATAGTCTCCAAAAAAGGCTTTTGGCAAACAACTTAGCTAAAATAAAAGTTGTTTATCTTCAATGTCTTTATAAAAGCTATACAGGCAGTCCTGACTTACTTGTAATGATAAACCAACTTGAAAATATACTTAAAGAAAATAGCAACTTTGAAGATTTAGCTCAAATTTTAAATATAGTTTCTTACTCACTTTATACTTTTTCATTAGACATCAAAAAAGCAAGTCTTTATCTTAAAAAAGCTCTAAACTATGCAAATAAGTCCAAGAATTTGAACTTGAAAGCAAAAATCCTTACCAACCTTGGAATACTAAATTATGAAAATGGGAACTCTCTTGAGGCATTAAAGTTTTTAACCAGTGCTTTTGAATTTGCTAAAATTCTATCTAACCGTCACCTTCAGTTGATTCTGTTAAATAATATTGGAATTATCAATTTTGAAAAAGGACTTTTAAAAAAGGCTTTAGAATATTTTTCTGAAGCTTTTTCGTATGCCCATGAGTGGAAATTAACATACGAAGAATGCATAACCCTTCAGAATATTGCTGAACTATATCTTGAAAAAGGAAATATTATTGAAAGTTACAACTTGTTTTCACAGAGTTTTGATTTAGCAAATAACTTCAATTTCATTTCAGAAAAAGCTTTGTCATTGATAGGAATGGCAAAAGCAATGCTTGAAAAACCTAATCTATCGGGTGCAGAAGAATTTCTGAATGAAGCCTTAAACGCTATGTCAGAAAACAAGGAAAACAGGGTTGAACTGGAATATTTTTTAGCAAAAATCAAACTGCACCTTCTTCAAAATGACATTGAACAAGCTTATATGGCTGCAGAACAAGCAATAAAAATAGTAGAACCACTAAAAAATCCTTTTACCCGTATCAAAACATTTAGAATATATTCACAGGTACTCAAACACAAAAAAGAATTCAATAAAGCATTGGAAATTCTTAATATGTGCGAAAAACTCGCAAGTCAAATAAACTCTTACTTAGAGCTTGCAAAAACTTACTACGAAATAGCAAGTATCCACCTAATTTTGGGAAATAAAAAAGAATTTAAAGAAAGTATAAAATTAGCTTCCATGTGGGCTGAGAAAATAGACGATGAATGTTCTTTAAAATTTTTGATTATGTCTCTTTTAAATGAAGTAAGAGGCTAA
- a CDS encoding pectate lyase, translating into MSNKKILAIIVSLIMVVSLFTGVGLRNEVAKAATLLTDDFEDGNRDGWSTSNGSWSVVVDGSKVLKQSSTGSEARAYTGSSDWSDYTVEAKVKVLGVKDSSSGAGVIVRYKDSGNFYALVLRNSKIEIVKKANGSRSILAFKSFTLNQDTWYNVKLEVNGSKLVGYVNGSQVLNVSDSSIESGKAGLIADRCVAEFDNVVVSSSLGNTTPTPTPTSAPTATPTPTKTPAPTTTPAPTQTPTVTPTPTPTPNVGGVLIITDTIVVKAGQTYDGKGVKIIAKGMGDGSQSENQKPIFKLEKGAKLKNVIIGAPGCDGVHCYGDNVVENVVWEDVGEDALTVRGEGVVEVIGGSAKEAADKVFQLNAPCTFKVKNFTATNIGKLVRQNGGTTFKVVIYLEDITVNNVKSCVAKSDSPISELWYRNLNVNNCKTLFEFPSKSQIHQY; encoded by the coding sequence ATGAGTAACAAGAAGATTTTAGCCATTATAGTCAGTTTGATAATGGTTGTATCATTGTTTACAGGGGTTGGGTTGCGTAATGAAGTTGCGAAGGCGGCGACACTTTTGACAGATGATTTTGAAGATGGCAACAGGGATGGATGGTCGACATCGAACGGTAGTTGGAGTGTAGTAGTGGATGGGAGCAAGGTTTTAAAGCAGAGTAGCACAGGATCTGAGGCGAGAGCGTATACTGGTTCGTCTGATTGGAGTGATTATACAGTTGAAGCGAAAGTTAAGGTATTGGGTGTGAAGGATTCGAGTTCAGGAGCGGGAGTGATAGTAAGATATAAGGACTCAGGTAACTTTTATGCGTTGGTATTAAGAAATTCAAAGATAGAGATAGTGAAGAAGGCAAACGGTAGTAGAAGTATATTGGCGTTCAAGTCGTTTACGTTGAATCAGGATACCTGGTATAATGTGAAATTAGAAGTAAATGGGAGCAAGTTAGTTGGGTATGTTAATGGGAGTCAAGTATTGAATGTGAGTGATTCATCGATTGAGAGTGGTAAAGCAGGTTTAATAGCCGACAGGTGTGTTGCTGAGTTTGATAATGTTGTTGTGAGTTCAAGTTTGGGTAACACAACACCTACTCCAACGCCAACTTCGGCACCGACAGCAACACCAACGCCAACCAAAACACCGGCTCCAACTACGACACCTGCACCAACACAGACTCCAACAGTAACACCTACGCCAACCCCAACCCCAAATGTTGGTGGTGTATTAATTATAACAGATACAATAGTTGTTAAAGCTGGACAGACATATGATGGTAAAGGAGTAAAAATAATAGCTAAAGGAATGGGCGATGGAAGTCAATCTGAAAATCAAAAACCTATATTTAAACTTGAAAAAGGTGCAAAATTAAAAAATGTAATAATTGGAGCGCCAGGTTGTGACGGTGTACATTGTTATGGTGATAATGTAGTTGAAAATGTTGTGTGGGAAGATGTTGGAGAGGATGCGTTGACCGTCAGAGGTGAAGGAGTGGTTGAAGTTATTGGTGGCTCAGCAAAGGAAGCAGCTGACAAGGTCTTTCAGCTTAATGCTCCATGTACTTTCAAAGTGAAAAACTTTACAGCTACAAATATAGGAAAACTTGTAAGACAAAATGGTGGTACTACTTTCAAAGTAGTTATTTATCTTGAAGATATAACAGTAAACAATGTAAAAAGCTGTGTTGCAAAATCTGATAGTCCAATATCAGAACTGTGGTATCGCAACTTGAATGTAAATAATTGCAAAACATTATTTGAATTTCCATCCAAATCGCAGATACACCAATACTAG
- the istB gene encoding IS21-like element ISCbe3 family helper ATPase IstB, which yields MSNYVKLLNNLEELGLHNIKNNLDKYLDLVASGEKSMTDALYELSNLEIKAKEERAILGCVRVANFPFIKGIEDFDFSFQPSINKQQIMDLMSLRFLEGNENILFVGTPGVGKTHLATAIGIECAKRRYSTYFIHFQELIAQLKKALLENRLEYRLKHFSKYRILIIDEIGYLPIDNDGANLFFQLISSRYEKSSTIIITNVVFSEWGEIFGGATIANAILDRLLHHSFVIFIKGPSYRLQSKTAYFSNTNQQS from the coding sequence ATGAGCAATTATGTGAAACTACTTAACAACTTAGAAGAGTTAGGACTTCACAACATAAAGAATAATCTTGACAAATACTTAGATTTAGTGGCAAGCGGAGAAAAAAGTATGACAGATGCATTGTATGAACTTAGTAACTTAGAGATAAAAGCAAAAGAAGAAAGAGCTATATTAGGATGTGTGAGGGTGGCAAATTTCCCATTTATAAAAGGCATAGAAGATTTTGATTTTTCATTTCAGCCAAGTATAAACAAGCAACAAATAATGGATTTAATGAGTTTAAGATTTTTAGAAGGGAATGAAAATATACTGTTTGTAGGAACACCAGGAGTAGGGAAAACGCATTTAGCCACAGCAATAGGAATAGAGTGTGCAAAACGGAGGTATTCCACATATTTCATACATTTTCAAGAATTAATAGCCCAGCTAAAAAAGGCACTGTTGGAGAACAGATTAGAATACAGGCTTAAGCATTTTTCAAAATATAGAATTTTAATAATAGACGAGATAGGTTATTTGCCTATAGATAATGATGGAGCGAATTTATTTTTTCAACTTATATCGAGCAGATATGAGAAGAGCAGCACAATAATAATAACTAATGTTGTATTTTCAGAGTGGGGAGAAATATTTGGTGGAGCGACGATAGCAAATGCAATTTTAGACAGGCTACTCCATCATTCTTTCGTGATTTTCATAAAAGGACCTTCATACAGATTGCAGTCAAAAACAGCATATTTTAGCAACACAAACCAGCAAAGCTAA
- a CDS encoding sensor domain-containing diguanylate cyclase, whose amino-acid sequence MNEQTVSKELKDLIRKLSKIGIAISREKNIDSILEMILIESIDITNSDGGTLYTIKEIDGQKYLVITFAKNYSVNFQFIGYKFPLDEKSIAGFVAKNAVPVTINNVPSAQNSHLQQFKFFDKTLGYTTINVMAVPMIDYQGNVIGVLQVLNKKKSKEIKLTPENIIQSTVDYTKEDEEIVLSLASQASLLIERIHLYQRIEKNIANTRYALISLFNSMKQVIANLSEDILLEQEEFKKFATLDSLTGLLTRNEGMVYLEKQIQLSKMNESHFVVCFVDVDGLKGVNDTYGHQTGDELLKNFSQILKESIRSYDIAFRYGGDEFVVILSKATLKEANIVFSRIQDKINKFNISSSNTYKIDISYGFAEFSPESNFTAEDLIKIADENMYKMKKEKKEKKSCPS is encoded by the coding sequence ATGAATGAGCAAACAGTTTCTAAAGAACTTAAAGATTTAATAAGAAAGCTAAGTAAGATTGGTATTGCAATTTCACGTGAAAAAAATATTGATTCTATCTTAGAGATGATACTAATTGAGAGTATTGATATTACAAACAGTGATGGTGGAACTTTATACACTATTAAAGAAATCGATGGTCAGAAATATCTTGTTATAACCTTTGCAAAAAACTATTCTGTTAATTTTCAATTTATAGGTTACAAATTCCCATTAGATGAAAAAAGCATTGCAGGGTTTGTTGCCAAAAATGCTGTACCGGTTACAATAAACAACGTACCATCTGCTCAAAATTCTCATCTGCAACAATTTAAATTTTTTGATAAAACATTAGGATATACAACAATAAATGTAATGGCAGTTCCTATGATTGATTATCAAGGAAATGTCATTGGGGTTCTTCAGGTTTTGAACAAAAAGAAAAGCAAGGAAATAAAACTTACACCAGAAAACATAATTCAAAGCACTGTCGATTATACCAAAGAAGACGAAGAAATTGTTCTTTCTCTTGCATCCCAAGCATCGCTTTTAATTGAAAGAATTCATCTTTATCAGCGAATAGAAAAAAATATTGCAAACACGCGCTATGCTTTAATAAGTTTATTCAACTCCATGAAGCAGGTAATAGCCAATTTGAGCGAAGATATTCTCCTTGAACAGGAGGAATTCAAAAAATTTGCAACGCTTGATAGCCTTACAGGTCTTTTAACGAGAAATGAAGGAATGGTTTATTTAGAAAAACAAATCCAGCTTTCAAAGATGAATGAGTCACATTTCGTAGTGTGCTTTGTTGACGTTGATGGTCTGAAAGGAGTAAACGATACATATGGTCATCAGACAGGCGATGAACTTTTAAAAAATTTTTCACAGATTTTAAAGGAAAGCATAAGAAGTTATGACATTGCGTTCAGATACGGCGGAGATGAATTTGTTGTGATTCTCTCGAAAGCCACTTTAAAAGAAGCAAATATTGTTTTTTCAAGAATTCAAGATAAGATTAACAAATTTAATATTTCGTCTTCAAATACATATAAAATAGATATAAGCTACGGATTTGCTGAATTCTCCCCTGAATCAAATTTTACGGCTGAAGACTTAATAAAGATAGCGGACGAAAATATGTATAAAATGAAAAAAGAGAAAAAGGAAAAAAAAAGTTGCCCCTCTTGA
- a CDS encoding MBL fold metallo-hydrolase, producing MKTPVLNFLGIGSAFNPYFNNTSAYFEFDTELFLIDCGEGIFSSLYKLKLLEKYKTINVLITHTHSDHIATLGHLLLFCFYELNKRVKIFFPEESLISSLLSGMGVGKYTYELIKLQNPFIYKEILTIISVEQIHVNEIPCFGYLIKTKECCFFYSGDSRTLNQIILEKFLKDEIDFLYQDTCFENTTENHPHLSLSELCYLIPPEKRKHVYCIHLDRNFNFSYARNLGFNIPEQIKT from the coding sequence ATGAAAACACCTGTATTAAATTTTTTAGGAATAGGAAGTGCCTTTAATCCTTACTTTAACAATACTTCTGCTTACTTTGAATTTGACACAGAATTATTTTTAATCGACTGTGGTGAAGGTATATTTTCAAGTCTTTATAAACTCAAATTACTTGAAAAATACAAAACAATTAACGTTCTTATAACTCATACTCACTCAGACCACATAGCTACTTTGGGACATTTACTTCTTTTTTGTTTCTATGAACTAAACAAAAGAGTTAAAATTTTTTTCCCAGAAGAATCTTTAATTTCTTCTTTGCTCAGTGGTATGGGTGTAGGAAAATATACTTATGAATTAATAAAGTTACAGAACCCATTTATATATAAAGAAATTTTGACGATAATATCAGTAGAACAGATACATGTTAATGAAATTCCTTGTTTTGGCTATTTAATTAAAACAAAAGAATGCTGTTTTTTCTATAGTGGTGATTCAAGAACTTTAAATCAGATAATTCTTGAAAAATTTTTGAAAGACGAAATTGACTTTTTGTACCAAGACACCTGTTTTGAAAACACAACTGAAAATCATCCTCATCTTTCATTATCAGAACTTTGTTATTTAATTCCACCAGAAAAAAGAAAACACGTTTATTGTATTCATCTTGACAGAAATTTTAATTTTAGCTATGCAAGAAATTTAGGTTTTAATATTCCTGAACAAATAAAAACCTGA
- a CDS encoding helix-turn-helix domain-containing protein: MNEIVTRVLTNGKLIWVGNLWDLRENSSDLWEYFEYYKHFECINWINGELKPIVILFLRKGEIIYFTSEEFGSFFTFGFKNFYNYFSPYRMDFRVWYNEVFNKSNDKSKNKLKSHEFQINGKKISALYTTFDIPSNNSDNLLGILQVIIDINKFQKLLSENELSRQGSAIFIYDKGEKKILASNRADVNKIKNSIIKILNVAKNSGSNPYDVVVIQNIRYVFLRLTSNVCEWDYIYLVPYNNLENEIYSSKAIYRLYQTGFTFYIILMGLFIIYLKKGKGLIKQLTSSLKNVNMENENKTIFFEKLNEIEEKEHEISNHKSTNSEIINIINLQQEVLNDMIIEKLVYGWFHNEETMERNIQSVGLKVRGKKYLVAIIRVLSYNQQVRLKDIIKKDFKDIEIDARISLVFYYVYQLTDNDFAIIMAFDEDDEEKVKQSVDLLLKSIGGKLEIEVCGKCIMTVGRIFDTLSECKLSFLDAKELIELYKFTKTGNIEKGVVWYYDTEEKNDIWYPIEIEEKLMSLANLGKTSEIEEILNLLYYKNFAEKNISLSMKYLLITELIGTIVKIAKRSKLNIENLCDVKKLCFVIEENIIDRLFEDIKQVFINIAEKIRSNRKASKEKLIEEILEFINKNAFNPNMGISFVAERFNLCDSYFSHIFKEAVGVKFSDYVEKLRIEEACKLIKLKKWNLEEISKMVGFTNIKTFRRAFKRVKGYLPSEMFNINEEDT; the protein is encoded by the coding sequence ATGAATGAGATAGTTACTCGTGTTCTCACCAATGGTAAATTAATTTGGGTAGGGAATCTATGGGATTTAAGAGAAAATTCATCAGATTTATGGGAATACTTTGAATATTATAAACACTTTGAATGCATTAATTGGATTAATGGAGAACTAAAACCTATCGTGATACTTTTTTTACGCAAGGGAGAAATAATATATTTTACTTCCGAAGAATTTGGTTCTTTCTTTACCTTTGGATTTAAAAATTTTTATAATTACTTTTCACCCTATAGAATGGACTTCCGTGTTTGGTACAATGAAGTATTTAATAAAAGTAATGATAAATCCAAAAACAAATTAAAGTCACATGAATTTCAAATTAATGGAAAGAAGATATCGGCATTGTATACAACATTCGACATTCCCTCTAATAATTCTGACAATCTTTTAGGAATTCTTCAAGTAATTATTGATATTAATAAGTTTCAAAAGTTGCTAAGTGAGAACGAATTAAGCAGGCAAGGTTCAGCGATTTTTATTTACGATAAAGGTGAGAAGAAAATATTAGCTTCAAATAGAGCAGACGTTAACAAAATAAAGAATAGCATTATAAAAATTTTAAACGTGGCGAAAAATTCAGGTTCTAACCCATATGATGTAGTGGTAATCCAAAATATTAGGTATGTATTTTTACGATTGACTTCAAATGTATGTGAATGGGATTATATTTACCTTGTACCGTACAACAATTTAGAAAATGAAATATACAGCAGTAAAGCTATTTATAGATTATATCAAACTGGATTTACATTTTACATAATACTTATGGGTTTGTTCATTATTTACCTCAAAAAAGGCAAAGGATTAATAAAACAGTTAACTTCCAGTTTAAAAAATGTAAATATGGAAAATGAAAATAAAACAATTTTCTTTGAAAAATTAAATGAGATAGAGGAAAAAGAACACGAGATATCAAATCATAAGTCTACCAATAGTGAAATCATTAATATAATAAACCTTCAACAAGAAGTATTAAACGATATGATAATAGAAAAGCTTGTTTATGGTTGGTTCCATAATGAAGAGACAATGGAGAGAAATATCCAAAGTGTAGGCTTAAAAGTAAGAGGGAAAAAATATCTGGTTGCTATAATTAGAGTGCTATCTTATAACCAACAAGTTAGGCTCAAAGATATAATAAAAAAAGACTTTAAAGATATTGAAATTGATGCGAGGATTAGTTTAGTGTTTTATTATGTTTACCAACTTACAGATAATGATTTTGCTATAATTATGGCATTTGATGAGGATGATGAGGAAAAGGTAAAACAAAGTGTAGATCTGTTGTTAAAATCAATAGGGGGCAAGTTAGAAATTGAAGTGTGTGGAAAATGTATAATGACAGTTGGTCGAATTTTCGATACCCTCAGCGAGTGTAAACTTTCATTTTTAGATGCAAAAGAACTTATTGAATTATACAAATTTACTAAAACAGGAAATATAGAAAAAGGAGTAGTCTGGTATTATGATACTGAAGAGAAAAATGATATTTGGTATCCAATAGAAATTGAAGAGAAATTAATGTCATTAGCGAATTTAGGGAAAACATCTGAAATAGAAGAAATTTTAAACTTATTGTATTATAAAAACTTTGCAGAAAAGAATATATCATTGAGTATGAAGTATCTATTAATTACTGAGTTGATTGGAACAATAGTTAAAATTGCAAAAAGGTCAAAACTAAATATCGAGAATTTATGTGACGTTAAAAAACTTTGTTTTGTAATAGAAGAGAATATCATCGACAGATTATTTGAAGATATAAAGCAAGTATTTATTAATATAGCTGAGAAGATCAGGAGCAATAGGAAGGCTTCTAAAGAAAAGTTGATAGAGGAGATATTAGAGTTTATAAATAAAAACGCATTTAATCCAAACATGGGTATATCTTTTGTTGCTGAAAGGTTTAATTTATGTGATTCTTATTTTTCCCATATTTTTAAAGAGGCAGTTGGTGTAAAGTTTAGTGATTATGTTGAAAAGCTTAGAATAGAGGAAGCATGTAAATTGATAAAGCTAAAAAAGTGGAATTTAGAAGAAATAAGCAAAATGGTAGGATTTACAAATATTAAAACCTTCAGAAGAGCCTTCAAAAGGGTAAAAGGATATTTACCAAGTGAAATGTTTAACATAAATGAGGAAGATACGTAG
- the istA gene encoding IS21 family transposase: protein MKNLTAHLNMIRAMKMKPNFSELARTYGVDRRTVKKYYEGYEGKPKNRNKPSKLDKYYDEIKSKLAIKGVTVKGVYEYLKSKDKNIGTYSNFNKYIKKKGLKPEKKVKGHPRFKTGPGEQAQVDWKENIKLVSKSGEEFVINVLDFKLGYSRYCCFEINRTKTQEELIETLIKIFKDIGGVPKEILFDNAAAIVDITGEKIKVNSRFKSFAKDFGFEIKLCKPRHSYTKGKVEAANKFIDWILPYQGEFETEEDLVRIIKEINAKVNTQPNQTTQVPPALLFQKEKEYLLPLPDKRLIESYLDSHKSVKVQKDSLIYYKGSRYSVPPDYIGKTVRVKEVENKIYIYYNTDLLRIHIIDEKSINYHDEDYKQLMLRRVGQKEELDKICEENLKKFDNLLKT from the coding sequence ATGAAGAACCTAACAGCACATTTAAACATGATAAGGGCGATGAAAATGAAACCTAACTTTTCAGAACTTGCAAGAACATATGGAGTTGATAGAAGAACCGTGAAGAAATACTATGAAGGCTATGAAGGAAAACCTAAGAATAGAAATAAACCAAGCAAATTGGACAAATACTATGATGAGATAAAATCAAAGCTTGCTATCAAAGGAGTTACAGTCAAGGGTGTTTATGAATATTTAAAATCAAAAGATAAGAACATAGGGACATACTCAAATTTTAATAAGTATATCAAGAAAAAAGGGCTGAAGCCAGAGAAGAAAGTAAAAGGACATCCAAGATTTAAGACCGGTCCAGGTGAGCAAGCACAGGTTGATTGGAAAGAAAATATAAAGCTTGTATCAAAAAGCGGAGAAGAATTTGTCATTAATGTTCTTGATTTTAAATTAGGTTATTCAAGATACTGCTGCTTTGAGATAAACAGGACAAAAACTCAAGAAGAATTAATAGAAACTCTAATTAAAATATTTAAAGATATAGGCGGAGTACCAAAAGAGATTTTATTTGACAATGCAGCAGCAATTGTTGATATAACAGGTGAGAAAATTAAAGTAAATTCAAGATTTAAAAGCTTTGCGAAAGACTTTGGATTTGAAATAAAACTTTGCAAACCCAGACATTCGTACACAAAAGGAAAAGTTGAAGCAGCAAACAAGTTTATAGATTGGATACTGCCATATCAGGGTGAATTTGAAACAGAAGAGGATTTAGTAAGGATAATAAAAGAGATAAACGCAAAGGTTAACACACAACCAAATCAAACAACTCAAGTCCCACCTGCTCTTCTGTTTCAAAAAGAAAAAGAGTATTTACTACCCTTGCCAGATAAAAGGTTAATAGAGAGTTACTTGGATTCTCACAAATCAGTAAAAGTCCAAAAGGACTCTCTGATTTACTACAAGGGAAGTAGATACTCTGTTCCACCCGATTACATAGGAAAGACAGTTAGAGTAAAGGAGGTGGAAAACAAAATTTATATTTATTATAACACAGACCTGTTAAGGATACATATTATTGATGAAAAAAGTATCAATTATCACGATGAAGACTACAAACAGCTAATGCTAAGAAGAGTTGGTCAAAAAGAAGAACTTGACAAGATATGTGAGGAGAACCTCAAGAAATTTGATAATCTGTTGAAGACTTAA